In Fibrobacter sp., a genomic segment contains:
- the rpmD gene encoding 50S ribosomal protein L30 yields the protein MKKVRITLIKGTVRRLPVHRANVAALGLRKIGQSVEHNLTPSIQGMINAVADMVKVEEI from the coding sequence ATGAAGAAAGTTCGTATTACTTTGATCAAGGGTACCGTCCGCCGCCTTCCGGTGCACCGCGCCAACGTGGCCGCTCTCGGTCTCCGCAAGATCGGTCAATCTGTTGAACATAATTTGACCCCCAGCATCCAGGGCATGATCAATGCCGTGGCTGACATGGTGAAGGTCGAGGAGATCTAA